The Sebastes umbrosus isolate fSebUmb1 chromosome 4, fSebUmb1.pri, whole genome shotgun sequence genome has a window encoding:
- the wee2 gene encoding wee1-like protein kinase 2 isoform X2: MHNINSKFIRYSIFAGKCRIKGILRETFAKSQAPSIAMLFEEISQQLDFSSCGEQGSSSGNSSDDYTSRIHSPRIHSPGIHSPGIHSPRIHSPRIHSPSSSACRTPRVQRHRSRSNTLCSPLQCTSPIPYASWKKLRLCDSPSTPKSLLSKSSQPCSSSKIVRPPRSLRFASAAASHIKAPCVNVNPFTSDKVRRNSEQQWKNRCRSDDDEDYGHRLKHSLTSSEEDDEAFLPPKALRLFIWQRRAVQAFMLSRYESEFLELECIGAGEFGAVYKCVKRLDGCLYAIKRSRRPLAGSADEQLALKEVYAHAVLGHHPHVVRYYSAWAEDNHMIIQNEYCDGGNLSDAIVTKEVQGELFSEAELKDLLLQVSMGLKFIHSSGLVHLDIKPSNIFICQRPSTSAAGEGESEEEDDRGTSAGVIYKIGDLGHVTSTNSPQVEEGDSRFLASEVLHEDYSHLPKADIFALGLTVLLAAGAPPLPQNGAEWHSLREGQLPKLPKELSPPFRGLLQSLLDPDLTKRPSARELCKHTVLRDERTGRVAAQLRQELNVEKFRTAMLEKELQEAREAALSPNQNLFPGLNPLAQMGSLPRAGRRLVGGKTARSMSFGCPGYGV, encoded by the exons ATGCATAACATCAATTCCAAATTTATACGGTACAGTATTTTTGCAGGCAAATGCAGGATTAAGGGAATTTTAAGGGAAACCTTTGCCAAATCTCAGGCCCCAAGCATAGCGATGCTGTTTGAAGAGATCAGCCAGCAGCTGGACTTCTCTAGCTGTGGAGAGCAGGGGAGCAGCAGTGGCAACAGCTCTGATGACTACACCTCCAGGATCCACAGTCCCAGGATCCACAGTCCCGGGATCCACAGTCCCGGGATCCACAGTCCCAGGATCCACAGTCCCAGGATCCATAGTCCCAGCAGCTCTGCGTGCAGGACACCCAGGGTGCAACGCCACCGAAGTAGAAGCAACACCTTATGTTCCCCTTTACAGTGCACCAGCCCCATACCTTACGCTTCCTGGAAGAAACTGAGGCTCTGTGACTCTCCCAGCACACCCAAG AGCCTACTATCGAAGTCGTCCCAGCCTTGCTCCAGCTCTAAGATAGTTCGCCCTCCGAGGTCCCTGCGTTTCGCCTCAGCCGCCGCTAGCCACATCAAGGCACCTTGTGTCAATGTGAATCCTTTCACATCTGACAAAGTCCGCCGGAACAGCGAGCAGCAGTGGAAGAACCGCTGTaggagtgatgatgatgaggattaTGGACACAG gTTGAAACACAGCCTAACGTCATctgaggaggatgatgaagcCTTTCTCCCACCAAAG GCCCTCCGTCTGTTTATCTGGCAGAGGCGAGCTGTCCAAGCCTTCATGCTGTCACGCTATGAGAGTGAGTTCCTGGAGCTGGAGTGCATTGGCGCGGGGGAGTTTGGGGCAGTGTACAAGTGTGTGAAGAGGCTGGATGGTTGCTTGTACGCCATAAAACGCTCTCGCCGACCCCTGGCAGGCTCTGCCGATGA GCAGCTGGCCCTAAAGGAAGTGTATGCGCATGCTGTTCTTGGGCACCACCCACATGTTGTCCGCTATTATTCAGCATGGGCAGAAGACAATCACATGATTATTCAGAATGAATACTGTGATG GTGGGAATCTCAGTGATGCCATTGTGACGAAGGAGGTGCAGGGTGAGCTGTTTTCAGAGGCCGAGTTGAAAGATCTGCTCTTACAAGTGTCTATGGGGCTCAAATTCATCCATAGCTCAGGCCTCGTACACCTGGACATCAAACCAA GTAATATATTCATTTGCCAACGTCCCAGCACAAGTGCAGCAGGTGAAGGGGAGAGTGAGGAGGAAGATGACAGAGGCACTTCAGCAGGAGTCATTTACAAAATTG GGGATCTGGGTCATGTGACGTCAACCAACAGTCCTCAAGTTGAGGAAGGGGACAGCCGCTTTCTGGCCAGTGAGGTCCTGCACGAG GATTACAGCCACCTGCCCAAGGCAGACATCTTCGCTCTGGGCCTTACGGTCCTGCTGGCAGCCGGcgctcctcctctgcctcaaAATGGAGCAGAGTGGCACAGCCTGAGAGAGGGGCAGCTCCCCAAACTGCCAAAAGAGCTATCACCTCCCTTCAGAGGCCTACTTCAG TCGTTGCTGGATCCAGACCTGACGAAGCGGCCATCTGCCAGGGAGCTTTGCAAGCACACAGTCTTGAGGGATGAGAGGACTGGGAGGGTGGCCGCTCAGCTACGCCAAGAGCTCAATGTAGAGAAGTTCAGGACAGCCATGCTTGAAAA AGAGCTCCAGGAGGCTCGTGAGGCAGCTTTGTCACCCAATCAGAACCTCTTTCCTGGGCTGAACCCCCTTGCTCAGATGGGGTCCCTACCCAGAGCAGGAAGGAGGCTTGTTGGTGGGAAGACGGCACGATCCATGAGCTTTGGTTGCCCAGGTTACGGGGTGTGA
- the bida gene encoding BH3 interacting domain death agonist isoform X1 → MEDLGDLTSGQTAALVMLAFLQADCSAAAEYQKELLSLGKDFHHLTRDINSNGPRIDATEDGDLETDGHLASSITAALGDLQPSVELQWPGNHGEAADFQQIAEGLREIADQLEQNVVAQATRNLSRNIAASPSDQWKDHLTREVERAMRQGVGLEHLPQERVMVALTLTLVKGVCEQAPRLLRNLFNSALQYLTPARAR, encoded by the exons ATGGAGGACCTTGGGGATCTGACCAGTGGGCAAACCGCCGCCCTAGTCATGTTGGCCTTCCTTCAAGCTGACTGTAGCGCTGCTGCAGAGTACCAGAAGGAGCTGCTCTCTCTGGGCAAGGACTTCCATCATCTGACCCGGGACATCAACTCCAATGGTCCCAGGATAGACGCTACGGAAGACGGAGACCTTGAGACTGATGGTCACCTGGCCAGCAGCATCACAGCTGCTCTAGGTGATCTCCAGCCTTCAGTGGAGCTGCAGTGGCCCG GGAACCATGGAGAGGCAGCAGACTTTCAGCAGATTGCAGAAGGGCTGAGAGAAATTGCAGACCAGCTGGAACAGAACGTCGTGGCTCAGGCTACCCGGAACCTGAGCAGGAACATAGCAGCCTCCCCATCTGAC CAGTGGAAAGACCACCTCAcccgggaggtggagagggcgATGAGGCAGGGTGTGGGTCTGGAGCATCTACCCCAGGAGCGAGTCATGGTGGCGCTCACCCTCACCCTGGTGAAGGGAGTGTGCGAGCAGGCCCCTCGGCTGCTGAGAAACCTCTTCAACTCCGCGCTGCAGTACCTCACCCCCGCGAGGGCCAGGTGA
- the wee2 gene encoding wee1-like protein kinase 2 isoform X3 yields the protein MCTLMTRYVKHLLSFQISLQAPSIAMLFEEISQQLDFSSCGEQGSSSGNSSDDYTSRIHSPRIHSPGIHSPGIHSPRIHSPRIHSPSSSACRTPRVQRHRSRSNTLCSPLQCTSPIPYASWKKLRLCDSPSTPKSLLSKSSQPCSSSKIVRPPRSLRFASAAASHIKAPCVNVNPFTSDKVRRNSEQQWKNRCRSDDDEDYGHRLKHSLTSSEEDDEAFLPPKRRAVQAFMLSRYESEFLELECIGAGEFGAVYKCVKRLDGCLYAIKRSRRPLAGSADEQLALKEVYAHAVLGHHPHVVRYYSAWAEDNHMIIQNEYCDGGNLSDAIVTKEVQGELFSEAELKDLLLQVSMGLKFIHSSGLVHLDIKPSNIFICQRPSTSAAGEGESEEEDDRGTSAGVIYKIGDLGHVTSTNSPQVEEGDSRFLASEVLHEDYSHLPKADIFALGLTVLLAAGAPPLPQNGAEWHSLREGQLPKLPKELSPPFRGLLQSLLDPDLTKRPSARELCKHTVLRDERTGRVAAQLRQELNVEKFRTAMLEKELQEAREAALSPNQNLFPGLNPLAQMGSLPRAGRRLVGGKTARSMSFGCPGYGV from the exons ATGTGTACGTTAATGACACGTTATGTGAAGCACCTGTTAAGCTTTCAGATAAGTCTGCAG GCCCCAAGCATAGCGATGCTGTTTGAAGAGATCAGCCAGCAGCTGGACTTCTCTAGCTGTGGAGAGCAGGGGAGCAGCAGTGGCAACAGCTCTGATGACTACACCTCCAGGATCCACAGTCCCAGGATCCACAGTCCCGGGATCCACAGTCCCGGGATCCACAGTCCCAGGATCCACAGTCCCAGGATCCATAGTCCCAGCAGCTCTGCGTGCAGGACACCCAGGGTGCAACGCCACCGAAGTAGAAGCAACACCTTATGTTCCCCTTTACAGTGCACCAGCCCCATACCTTACGCTTCCTGGAAGAAACTGAGGCTCTGTGACTCTCCCAGCACACCCAAG AGCCTACTATCGAAGTCGTCCCAGCCTTGCTCCAGCTCTAAGATAGTTCGCCCTCCGAGGTCCCTGCGTTTCGCCTCAGCCGCCGCTAGCCACATCAAGGCACCTTGTGTCAATGTGAATCCTTTCACATCTGACAAAGTCCGCCGGAACAGCGAGCAGCAGTGGAAGAACCGCTGTaggagtgatgatgatgaggattaTGGACACAG gTTGAAACACAGCCTAACGTCATctgaggaggatgatgaagcCTTTCTCCCACCAAAG AGGCGAGCTGTCCAAGCCTTCATGCTGTCACGCTATGAGAGTGAGTTCCTGGAGCTGGAGTGCATTGGCGCGGGGGAGTTTGGGGCAGTGTACAAGTGTGTGAAGAGGCTGGATGGTTGCTTGTACGCCATAAAACGCTCTCGCCGACCCCTGGCAGGCTCTGCCGATGA GCAGCTGGCCCTAAAGGAAGTGTATGCGCATGCTGTTCTTGGGCACCACCCACATGTTGTCCGCTATTATTCAGCATGGGCAGAAGACAATCACATGATTATTCAGAATGAATACTGTGATG GTGGGAATCTCAGTGATGCCATTGTGACGAAGGAGGTGCAGGGTGAGCTGTTTTCAGAGGCCGAGTTGAAAGATCTGCTCTTACAAGTGTCTATGGGGCTCAAATTCATCCATAGCTCAGGCCTCGTACACCTGGACATCAAACCAA GTAATATATTCATTTGCCAACGTCCCAGCACAAGTGCAGCAGGTGAAGGGGAGAGTGAGGAGGAAGATGACAGAGGCACTTCAGCAGGAGTCATTTACAAAATTG GGGATCTGGGTCATGTGACGTCAACCAACAGTCCTCAAGTTGAGGAAGGGGACAGCCGCTTTCTGGCCAGTGAGGTCCTGCACGAG GATTACAGCCACCTGCCCAAGGCAGACATCTTCGCTCTGGGCCTTACGGTCCTGCTGGCAGCCGGcgctcctcctctgcctcaaAATGGAGCAGAGTGGCACAGCCTGAGAGAGGGGCAGCTCCCCAAACTGCCAAAAGAGCTATCACCTCCCTTCAGAGGCCTACTTCAG TCGTTGCTGGATCCAGACCTGACGAAGCGGCCATCTGCCAGGGAGCTTTGCAAGCACACAGTCTTGAGGGATGAGAGGACTGGGAGGGTGGCCGCTCAGCTACGCCAAGAGCTCAATGTAGAGAAGTTCAGGACAGCCATGCTTGAAAA AGAGCTCCAGGAGGCTCGTGAGGCAGCTTTGTCACCCAATCAGAACCTCTTTCCTGGGCTGAACCCCCTTGCTCAGATGGGGTCCCTACCCAGAGCAGGAAGGAGGCTTGTTGGTGGGAAGACGGCACGATCCATGAGCTTTGGTTGCCCAGGTTACGGGGTGTGA
- the wee2 gene encoding wee1-like protein kinase 2 isoform X4: MLFEEISQQLDFSSCGEQGSSSGNSSDDYTSRIHSPRIHSPGIHSPGIHSPRIHSPRIHSPSSSACRTPRVQRHRSRSNTLCSPLQCTSPIPYASWKKLRLCDSPSTPKSLLSKSSQPCSSSKIVRPPRSLRFASAAASHIKAPCVNVNPFTSDKVRRNSEQQWKNRCRSDDDEDYGHRLKHSLTSSEEDDEAFLPPKALRLFIWQRRAVQAFMLSRYESEFLELECIGAGEFGAVYKCVKRLDGCLYAIKRSRRPLAGSADEQLALKEVYAHAVLGHHPHVVRYYSAWAEDNHMIIQNEYCDGGNLSDAIVTKEVQGELFSEAELKDLLLQVSMGLKFIHSSGLVHLDIKPSNIFICQRPSTSAAGEGESEEEDDRGTSAGVIYKIGDLGHVTSTNSPQVEEGDSRFLASEVLHEDYSHLPKADIFALGLTVLLAAGAPPLPQNGAEWHSLREGQLPKLPKELSPPFRGLLQSLLDPDLTKRPSARELCKHTVLRDERTGRVAAQLRQELNVEKFRTAMLEKELQEAREAALSPNQNLFPGLNPLAQMGSLPRAGRRLVGGKTARSMSFGCPGYGV; the protein is encoded by the exons ATGCTGTTTGAAGAGATCAGCCAGCAGCTGGACTTCTCTAGCTGTGGAGAGCAGGGGAGCAGCAGTGGCAACAGCTCTGATGACTACACCTCCAGGATCCACAGTCCCAGGATCCACAGTCCCGGGATCCACAGTCCCGGGATCCACAGTCCCAGGATCCACAGTCCCAGGATCCATAGTCCCAGCAGCTCTGCGTGCAGGACACCCAGGGTGCAACGCCACCGAAGTAGAAGCAACACCTTATGTTCCCCTTTACAGTGCACCAGCCCCATACCTTACGCTTCCTGGAAGAAACTGAGGCTCTGTGACTCTCCCAGCACACCCAAG AGCCTACTATCGAAGTCGTCCCAGCCTTGCTCCAGCTCTAAGATAGTTCGCCCTCCGAGGTCCCTGCGTTTCGCCTCAGCCGCCGCTAGCCACATCAAGGCACCTTGTGTCAATGTGAATCCTTTCACATCTGACAAAGTCCGCCGGAACAGCGAGCAGCAGTGGAAGAACCGCTGTaggagtgatgatgatgaggattaTGGACACAG gTTGAAACACAGCCTAACGTCATctgaggaggatgatgaagcCTTTCTCCCACCAAAG GCCCTCCGTCTGTTTATCTGGCAGAGGCGAGCTGTCCAAGCCTTCATGCTGTCACGCTATGAGAGTGAGTTCCTGGAGCTGGAGTGCATTGGCGCGGGGGAGTTTGGGGCAGTGTACAAGTGTGTGAAGAGGCTGGATGGTTGCTTGTACGCCATAAAACGCTCTCGCCGACCCCTGGCAGGCTCTGCCGATGA GCAGCTGGCCCTAAAGGAAGTGTATGCGCATGCTGTTCTTGGGCACCACCCACATGTTGTCCGCTATTATTCAGCATGGGCAGAAGACAATCACATGATTATTCAGAATGAATACTGTGATG GTGGGAATCTCAGTGATGCCATTGTGACGAAGGAGGTGCAGGGTGAGCTGTTTTCAGAGGCCGAGTTGAAAGATCTGCTCTTACAAGTGTCTATGGGGCTCAAATTCATCCATAGCTCAGGCCTCGTACACCTGGACATCAAACCAA GTAATATATTCATTTGCCAACGTCCCAGCACAAGTGCAGCAGGTGAAGGGGAGAGTGAGGAGGAAGATGACAGAGGCACTTCAGCAGGAGTCATTTACAAAATTG GGGATCTGGGTCATGTGACGTCAACCAACAGTCCTCAAGTTGAGGAAGGGGACAGCCGCTTTCTGGCCAGTGAGGTCCTGCACGAG GATTACAGCCACCTGCCCAAGGCAGACATCTTCGCTCTGGGCCTTACGGTCCTGCTGGCAGCCGGcgctcctcctctgcctcaaAATGGAGCAGAGTGGCACAGCCTGAGAGAGGGGCAGCTCCCCAAACTGCCAAAAGAGCTATCACCTCCCTTCAGAGGCCTACTTCAG TCGTTGCTGGATCCAGACCTGACGAAGCGGCCATCTGCCAGGGAGCTTTGCAAGCACACAGTCTTGAGGGATGAGAGGACTGGGAGGGTGGCCGCTCAGCTACGCCAAGAGCTCAATGTAGAGAAGTTCAGGACAGCCATGCTTGAAAA AGAGCTCCAGGAGGCTCGTGAGGCAGCTTTGTCACCCAATCAGAACCTCTTTCCTGGGCTGAACCCCCTTGCTCAGATGGGGTCCCTACCCAGAGCAGGAAGGAGGCTTGTTGGTGGGAAGACGGCACGATCCATGAGCTTTGGTTGCCCAGGTTACGGGGTGTGA
- the dennd11 gene encoding DENN domain-containing protein 11, with the protein MVKQSDRAPLLDWEEIPPPDPNQAAPTPQPHPQQPRGEEDAPAEKRSQPAGRRTPTGTASAGCTATNTITTSPMRSVTAVVGSRNGNGSPGRADLSGHGWDRPEPLGSDRNVPFSGLSVRAQWEEKDQIVSVFVVTFDTRSGNMVEWCLPHDINLDGVEFKSIASGSHRITSDFIYFRKGCYFGLACFANMPVESELERGARMKSVGILSPSYTLLYRYMPFLENQVRHQLQCPGQYSPLEAFYEDKKAVLPPTGNGLVTACPTWSVTTINRCMHPEMKITHPAGCMSQFIQFFGEQIMVLWKFALLRKRILIFSPPPVGVVCYRVYCCCCLANVSLPGIGVSVPELRPFFYVNIADIAALETELSYVACTTEKIFEEKKELYDVYIDNQNVKTHRSHLQPLLRLNASDKEKYRKLSEQRQLLLYSQEVDGDCTSNEEDLFILFFMELNNRIFQTLSDIAGSPDPTLTAEHVRAMGLDPQGDHSFLVDLLEVYGIDVTLVIDNLCCT; encoded by the exons ATGGTGAAGCAGTCGGACCGAGCCCCGCTACTTGACTGGGAGGAGATCCCGCCGCCAGATCCCAACCAGGCGGCCCCAACGCCGCAGCCGCATCCTCAGCAGCCGCGGGGGGAGGAGGACGCGCCGGCGGAGAAACGTTCGCAGCCAGCCGGGCGACGCACACCGACAGGGACCGCCTCGGCTGGCTGCACCGCCACTAACACCATCACTACCAGCCCGATGAGGAGTgtaacagctgttgttggcagCAGGAACGGGAACGGAAGCCCAGGCCGAGCAGATCTCTCCGGTCATGGGTGGGACCGCCCGGAGCCTCTCGGTTCAGACCGTAATGTTCCCTTCTCCGGCCTCTCGGTGAGGGCTCAGTGGGAGGAGAAAGACCAGAtcgtgtctgtgtttgtggttACCTTTGATACAAGATCAG gGAATATGGTAGAGTGGTGCCTGCCTCACGATATCAACCTGGATGGAGTTGAATTCAAGTCGATTGCCAGCGGTTCCCATCGGATCACCAGCGACTTCAT ATATTTCCGTAAAGGCTGTTACTTCGGCCTGGCCTGTTTCGCCAACATGCCAGTGGAGAGCGAGCTGGAGCGAGGGGCGAGGATGAAGTCTGTGGGAATTCTGTCTCCCTCCTACACTCTGCTTTACCGCTACATGCCCTTCCTGGAGAACCAAGTCAG ACACCAGTTGCAGTGTCCGGGCCAGTATTCTCCACTGGAGGCCTTCTACGAGGATAAGAAGGCCGTCCTTCCCCCGACAGGAAATGGTCTGGTTACCGCTTGCCCGACCTGGAGCGTTACCACCATCAACCGCTGTATGCACCCAGAAATGAAG ATCACCCACCCGGCTGGCTGCATGTCGCAGTTCATCCAGTTTTTCGGGGAGCAGATAATGGTGCTGTGGAAGTTTGCGCTGCTTAGGAAACGCATCCTCATCTTCTCTCCTCCACCTGTAGGCGTGGTCTGCTACAGGG tgtactgctgctgctgcctggccAATGTCTCCTTACCTGGAATCGGCGTCTCTGTGCCTGAATTGCGGCCTTTCTTCTACGTCAACATAGCCGACATCGCTGCCCTGGAAACAGAGCTGTCGTACGTTGCCT gCACAACAGAGAAGATTtttgaggagaagaaggagctgTACGACGTCTACATCGATAACCAGAATGTGAAAACACACCGAAGCCATTTGCAGCCGCTGCTTCGACTGAATGCATCGGATAAGGAGAAGTACAGGAAACTGAGTGAACAGAG gcaATTGTTGCTGTACTCTCAGGAGGTGGATGGAGACTGCACATCAAATGAAGAGGATCTTTTCATTCT GTTCTTCATGGAGCTGAATAACCGCATCTTCCAGACCCTGTCGGACATAGCAGGGAGCCCCGATCCCACCCTCACCGCAGAGCACGTGAGGGCCATGGGGCTGGATCCCCAGGGCGATCACTCCTTCCTGGTCGACCTGCTGGAAGTGTACGGCATCGACGTCACGCTGGTCATAGACAACCTCTGCTGCACCTga
- the bida gene encoding BH3 interacting domain death agonist isoform X2, giving the protein MEDLGDLTSGQTAALVMLAFLQADCSAAAEYQKELLSLGKDFHHLTRDINSNGPRIDATEDGDLETDGHLASSITAALGDLQPSVELQWPGNHGEAADFQQIAEGLREIADQLEQNVVAQATRNLSRNIAASPSDWKDHLTREVERAMRQGVGLEHLPQERVMVALTLTLVKGVCEQAPRLLRNLFNSALQYLTPARAR; this is encoded by the exons ATGGAGGACCTTGGGGATCTGACCAGTGGGCAAACCGCCGCCCTAGTCATGTTGGCCTTCCTTCAAGCTGACTGTAGCGCTGCTGCAGAGTACCAGAAGGAGCTGCTCTCTCTGGGCAAGGACTTCCATCATCTGACCCGGGACATCAACTCCAATGGTCCCAGGATAGACGCTACGGAAGACGGAGACCTTGAGACTGATGGTCACCTGGCCAGCAGCATCACAGCTGCTCTAGGTGATCTCCAGCCTTCAGTGGAGCTGCAGTGGCCCG GGAACCATGGAGAGGCAGCAGACTTTCAGCAGATTGCAGAAGGGCTGAGAGAAATTGCAGACCAGCTGGAACAGAACGTCGTGGCTCAGGCTACCCGGAACCTGAGCAGGAACATAGCAGCCTCCCCATCTGAC TGGAAAGACCACCTCAcccgggaggtggagagggcgATGAGGCAGGGTGTGGGTCTGGAGCATCTACCCCAGGAGCGAGTCATGGTGGCGCTCACCCTCACCCTGGTGAAGGGAGTGTGCGAGCAGGCCCCTCGGCTGCTGAGAAACCTCTTCAACTCCGCGCTGCAGTACCTCACCCCCGCGAGGGCCAGGTGA
- the wee2 gene encoding wee1-like protein kinase 2 isoform X1 — MCTLMTRYVKHLLSFQISLQAPSIAMLFEEISQQLDFSSCGEQGSSSGNSSDDYTSRIHSPRIHSPGIHSPGIHSPRIHSPRIHSPSSSACRTPRVQRHRSRSNTLCSPLQCTSPIPYASWKKLRLCDSPSTPKSLLSKSSQPCSSSKIVRPPRSLRFASAAASHIKAPCVNVNPFTSDKVRRNSEQQWKNRCRSDDDEDYGHRLKHSLTSSEEDDEAFLPPKALRLFIWQRRAVQAFMLSRYESEFLELECIGAGEFGAVYKCVKRLDGCLYAIKRSRRPLAGSADEQLALKEVYAHAVLGHHPHVVRYYSAWAEDNHMIIQNEYCDGGNLSDAIVTKEVQGELFSEAELKDLLLQVSMGLKFIHSSGLVHLDIKPSNIFICQRPSTSAAGEGESEEEDDRGTSAGVIYKIGDLGHVTSTNSPQVEEGDSRFLASEVLHEDYSHLPKADIFALGLTVLLAAGAPPLPQNGAEWHSLREGQLPKLPKELSPPFRGLLQSLLDPDLTKRPSARELCKHTVLRDERTGRVAAQLRQELNVEKFRTAMLEKELQEAREAALSPNQNLFPGLNPLAQMGSLPRAGRRLVGGKTARSMSFGCPGYGV; from the exons ATGTGTACGTTAATGACACGTTATGTGAAGCACCTGTTAAGCTTTCAGATAAGTCTGCAG GCCCCAAGCATAGCGATGCTGTTTGAAGAGATCAGCCAGCAGCTGGACTTCTCTAGCTGTGGAGAGCAGGGGAGCAGCAGTGGCAACAGCTCTGATGACTACACCTCCAGGATCCACAGTCCCAGGATCCACAGTCCCGGGATCCACAGTCCCGGGATCCACAGTCCCAGGATCCACAGTCCCAGGATCCATAGTCCCAGCAGCTCTGCGTGCAGGACACCCAGGGTGCAACGCCACCGAAGTAGAAGCAACACCTTATGTTCCCCTTTACAGTGCACCAGCCCCATACCTTACGCTTCCTGGAAGAAACTGAGGCTCTGTGACTCTCCCAGCACACCCAAG AGCCTACTATCGAAGTCGTCCCAGCCTTGCTCCAGCTCTAAGATAGTTCGCCCTCCGAGGTCCCTGCGTTTCGCCTCAGCCGCCGCTAGCCACATCAAGGCACCTTGTGTCAATGTGAATCCTTTCACATCTGACAAAGTCCGCCGGAACAGCGAGCAGCAGTGGAAGAACCGCTGTaggagtgatgatgatgaggattaTGGACACAG gTTGAAACACAGCCTAACGTCATctgaggaggatgatgaagcCTTTCTCCCACCAAAG GCCCTCCGTCTGTTTATCTGGCAGAGGCGAGCTGTCCAAGCCTTCATGCTGTCACGCTATGAGAGTGAGTTCCTGGAGCTGGAGTGCATTGGCGCGGGGGAGTTTGGGGCAGTGTACAAGTGTGTGAAGAGGCTGGATGGTTGCTTGTACGCCATAAAACGCTCTCGCCGACCCCTGGCAGGCTCTGCCGATGA GCAGCTGGCCCTAAAGGAAGTGTATGCGCATGCTGTTCTTGGGCACCACCCACATGTTGTCCGCTATTATTCAGCATGGGCAGAAGACAATCACATGATTATTCAGAATGAATACTGTGATG GTGGGAATCTCAGTGATGCCATTGTGACGAAGGAGGTGCAGGGTGAGCTGTTTTCAGAGGCCGAGTTGAAAGATCTGCTCTTACAAGTGTCTATGGGGCTCAAATTCATCCATAGCTCAGGCCTCGTACACCTGGACATCAAACCAA GTAATATATTCATTTGCCAACGTCCCAGCACAAGTGCAGCAGGTGAAGGGGAGAGTGAGGAGGAAGATGACAGAGGCACTTCAGCAGGAGTCATTTACAAAATTG GGGATCTGGGTCATGTGACGTCAACCAACAGTCCTCAAGTTGAGGAAGGGGACAGCCGCTTTCTGGCCAGTGAGGTCCTGCACGAG GATTACAGCCACCTGCCCAAGGCAGACATCTTCGCTCTGGGCCTTACGGTCCTGCTGGCAGCCGGcgctcctcctctgcctcaaAATGGAGCAGAGTGGCACAGCCTGAGAGAGGGGCAGCTCCCCAAACTGCCAAAAGAGCTATCACCTCCCTTCAGAGGCCTACTTCAG TCGTTGCTGGATCCAGACCTGACGAAGCGGCCATCTGCCAGGGAGCTTTGCAAGCACACAGTCTTGAGGGATGAGAGGACTGGGAGGGTGGCCGCTCAGCTACGCCAAGAGCTCAATGTAGAGAAGTTCAGGACAGCCATGCTTGAAAA AGAGCTCCAGGAGGCTCGTGAGGCAGCTTTGTCACCCAATCAGAACCTCTTTCCTGGGCTGAACCCCCTTGCTCAGATGGGGTCCCTACCCAGAGCAGGAAGGAGGCTTGTTGGTGGGAAGACGGCACGATCCATGAGCTTTGGTTGCCCAGGTTACGGGGTGTGA